A genomic window from Silene latifolia isolate original U9 population chromosome Y, ASM4854445v1, whole genome shotgun sequence includes:
- the LOC141629963 gene encoding putative mitochondrial protein AtMg01250 gives MDTSITNTWYSFKITGGGVGFFQGKSGIRQGYPLSPYLFVLSMEVLSRHMRVLYQDLNVSHHPKCRQLNLTHLLFADDLMIFVRGDVPSAKAVENVLSKFATVFGLYANADKTNIYFGGISPTVPQAILQDTGFSVGSFPFKYLGILLTG, from the coding sequence atggacacatcaatTACCAATACTTGGTACTCTTTCAAGATTACCGGTGGTGGTGTTGGGTTTTTTCAAGGGAAGAGTGGCATTAGACAAGGATATCCCTTGTCTCCTTATCTCTTTGTGCTCAGTATGGAAGTGTTGTCCAGGCACATGAGAGTTCTCTACCAGGACCTTAATGTTTCACATCATCCTAAATGCAGACAACTTAATCTTACTCATTTACTTTTTGCAGATGACCTGATGATTTTTGTTAGAGGGGATGTGCCCTCTGCTAAAGCAGTCGAGAATGTGCTTTCTAAGTTTGCTACTGTCTTTGGGCTGTATGCTAATGCAGATAAAACTAATATCTACTTTGGTGGAATCTCTCCTACTGTTCCGCAAGCTATACTTCAGGATACTGGCTTTTCAGTTGGATCATTTCCCTTCAAGTACTTGGGTATTCTCTTGACTGGCTGA
- the LOC141629962 gene encoding uncharacterized protein LOC141629962, whose translation MLNLGFWNVRGMNRRNKQLVINKFLFDNNVGIFGLIETKIKPQNVNKAVNVFNNWSISTNTAYHPGGRIWILWQINNYDVQFIEYDPQYIHMKITQKPENVSFNWTVVYGFNDGKDRESLWNNLIRIAGSTQGPWAVAGDFNCVLNADERIGGAFSRTDAEPFLNCIHQCELIDSPAMGATYTWNNKQCPADRVYSKLDRWLINQEWQNSFPDLIAQFLPEGLFDHTPCLVSNGSQQNVKVRPFKYFNMWSRAPNFHEVVQEGWQCHNKGTKMFELVKKLKNLKPLLRGLNKSQFSDIEKNADIALTKLSQVQQELGVRPHDPDLISQECQLREEYRNLARGSQTSASRRLKLNGASEGGSNTAYFHGVLRTRRRRESGASNC comes from the coding sequence ATGTTAAATCTTGGTTTTTGGAATGTACGAGGTATGAATAGGAGGAATAAACAGCTGGTTATAAATAAATTCCTATTTGATAATAATGTTGGTATTTTTGGATTAATTGAGACTAAGATCAAGCCACAGAATGTGAATAAAGCTGTGAATGTGTTTAATAATTGGAGCATCTCTACTAACACTGCCTATCATCCTGGTGGGCGAATTTGGATTCTGTGGCAAATCAATAATTATGATGTTCAGTTCATAGAATATGATCCCCAATATATACATATGAAGATTACTCAAAAGCCTGAGAATGTGAGTTTTAACTGGACTGTAGTTTACGGTTTTAATGATGGTAAGGATAGGGAGTCTCTGTGGAATAATCTGATACGTATTGCTGGTTCAACTCAAGGGCCTTGGGCAGTAGCAGGAGACTTTAATTGTGTTCTTAATGCTGATGAGAGGATTGGAGGAGCTTTTTCCAGGACTGATGCTGAGCCTTTTCTGAATTGTATCCACCAGTGTGAATTGATAGATAGTCCTGCCATGGGAGCAACGTACACCTGGAATAATAAACAATGCCCTGCAGACAGAGTGTACAGTAAATTGGATAGATGGCTTATAAACCAGGAGTGGCAAAATTCTTTTCCTGATTTGATTGCTCAATTTCTCCCTGAGGGTCTCTTTGATCACACTCCTTGCTTGGTGAGCAATGGTAGTCAGCAGAATGTTAAGGTTAGGCCTTTTAAGTATTTCAATATGTGGAGTAGGGCTCCTAATTTTCATGAGGTGGTGCAGGAAGGATGGCAATGTCATAATAAAGGCACCAAAATGTTTGAGTTAGTGAAAAAGTTAAAAAATCTGAAACCTCTCTTGAGAGGACTAAACAAATCCCAGTTCTCTGATATTGAGAAGAATGCAGATATAGCTCTTACCAAGCTATCTCAGGTGCAACAGGAATTGGGAGTGAGACCTCATGATCCTGATCTTATTAGCCAGGAGTGCCAGTTAAGGGAGGAGTATAGGAATCTAGCGAGAGGCTCGCAGACTTCCGCTTCGAGAAGACTAAAATTAAATGGAGCGAGTGAAGGGGGCTCCAACACCGCTTACTTTCATGGGGTCTTAAGAACTAGAAGAAGACGAGAATCGGGTGCTTCAAATTGCTGA